In a genomic window of Allomeiothermus silvanus DSM 9946:
- a CDS encoding IS701-like element ISMesi2 family transposase, whose protein sequence is MLSQASPKGVMPMNPPKCDDLDYIHFLIAAQRVFTCTEAARCSPKEKSPPAHDAFTRLLQRQPPDTAALWQEAKAFVKLREGLLILDDTTLDKPYARDMDLVSYHWSGKHQRVVRGIALMTLLWTEGQALIPCDFRVYDKPQDGKSKNDHFQTMLQKAKERGFQPEYVLMDSWYASLENLKAIVSFGWRFLTRLKGNRLVNPEGKGNVPIREVEIPGEGRVVHLRGFGFVRVFRTLSKDGEAEYWATNHLGMSEEKRAELERQGWGIEVYHRGLKQCCGVERAQVRKAVSILRHLLLALRAFLRLEVYRLRRGVSWYEAKASIVREAIRSYLAHPLHILQPTA, encoded by the coding sequence GTGCTTAGCCAAGCTTCTCCAAAGGGGGTGATGCCCATGAACCCACCGAAGTGCGATGACCTGGACTACATCCACTTTCTCATCGCCGCTCAGCGGGTCTTCACCTGTACCGAGGCCGCTCGCTGTAGTCCAAAGGAGAAGAGCCCTCCCGCCCATGATGCCTTTACCCGCCTGCTGCAAAGACAGCCGCCCGACACGGCGGCGCTGTGGCAGGAGGCCAAGGCCTTCGTGAAGCTCAGGGAGGGGCTGCTGATCCTGGACGACACCACCCTGGATAAGCCCTACGCTCGGGACATGGATCTGGTGAGTTACCACTGGAGCGGCAAACACCAAAGGGTGGTTAGGGGCATCGCCCTCATGACCCTGCTGTGGACGGAGGGGCAGGCCCTGATCCCCTGCGACTTTCGGGTCTACGACAAGCCCCAGGATGGGAAGAGCAAAAACGACCACTTTCAGACCATGCTCCAGAAAGCGAAGGAGCGGGGGTTTCAGCCGGAATATGTCCTGATGGACAGCTGGTATGCCAGCTTGGAGAACCTCAAGGCCATAGTCAGCTTTGGCTGGCGGTTTCTGACGCGGCTGAAGGGCAACCGCCTGGTCAACCCGGAGGGGAAGGGAAATGTACCCATCCGTGAGGTGGAAATCCCTGGGGAGGGGAGGGTGGTTCATCTTCGGGGTTTTGGGTTCGTGAGGGTGTTCCGAACGCTCTCCAAGGACGGGGAGGCGGAGTACTGGGCCACGAACCATCTGGGGATGAGCGAAGAGAAGCGGGCGGAGTTAGAGCGGCAAGGATGGGGGATCGAAGTGTACCATCGGGGGCTCAAGCAGTGCTGTGGGGTGGAGCGGGCCCAGGTGAGGAAGGCGGTCTCCATCCTGCGGCACCTCCTCCTGGCTTTGCGGGCCTTCCTCCGGCTGGAGGTCTACCGGCTGCGCAGGGGGGTGAGCTGGTACGAGGCCAAGGCGTCCATTGTTCGCGAGGCAATACGAAGTTATCTCGCCCATCCCCTCCACATCCTTCAGCCAACTGCGTAA
- a CDS encoding YIP1 family protein has translation MGDLLIAPRAFFERLKASKPTLFAPLLVAVLASLLASLANVVATLFLPSLSFGSPLVFAVLGGIIFGLLSWGVYGLVLRLLAGAESRAWEVAGWASLPGVVVGLVLLPLAALFPVSGNLAAPPGLTDAEALREWTAQYTALVRGATFSRIAQGASVVGGIWSVGLTYVALRVLVPQRALIGTLGVAVISLGFIVWGLTR, from the coding sequence ATGGGAGACTTACTGATCGCACCTCGAGCCTTTTTCGAGCGCCTGAAAGCGAGCAAACCGACTTTATTCGCTCCTTTGTTGGTGGCGGTGCTGGCGAGTTTGCTGGCCAGCCTGGCGAACGTGGTGGCAACCCTGTTCTTACCCAGTCTCAGCTTTGGCTCACCGCTCGTGTTCGCGGTGCTGGGGGGGATCATCTTCGGACTGCTGTCGTGGGGGGTATACGGGCTGGTCTTGCGGCTATTGGCGGGGGCGGAGTCCAGGGCCTGGGAGGTAGCTGGCTGGGCCAGCCTGCCGGGGGTAGTGGTGGGGCTGGTGCTGCTGCCTCTCGCAGCGTTGTTCCCCGTCAGCGGTAACCTCGCGGCCCCGCCCGGCCTGACCGATGCCGAGGCCCTGCGGGAGTGGACCGCACAGTACACCGCTTTGGTGCGGGGAGCCACCTTCAGTCGGATCGCGCAGGGGGCCAGCGTGGTTGGAGGGATTTGGAGTGTAGGGCTGACCTATGTGGCCCTGCGGGTCCTGGTGCCCCAGCGAGCGCTGATCGGAACCCTGGGGGTCGCGGTGATCTCGCTGGGCTTCATCGTCTGGGGGTTGACCCGGTGA
- a CDS encoding TolC family protein, which translates to MRRLLAIGVLLLPALAFSPQEALGYHSPELAAAQERVEAAQARLEALRLGLSGSLNAGRQLWSAGEWSYGVTLTYQVAGFQGVQALRNLEAARTQLQSVRRSGIQRALLAHARLWEAEALARAAALRSEAARQRLAEIERKAGLGAVSSTDQEEARLTQSEVMIAARRAQSNLQGAQAEVSALGFGGDAAAVVLSFTLPETAPQSTPSYRDAVLALQLAEAQATEAKRALFPQVSLRGQFLGQDATVGLGLTAQGLGWPSASLQVTAPTELPSLPPGTPIPGLGEWRFTLSAVIALEPSRIADLRSLEAERTAAAVRLSALENDLARQLTQARQNAHLAQESLGLAGERLKLARRKRELAETRAQSGAASPLEVLEAQAQEAEAEGRLAAAWRAYIEAIGAYLDLAGADWEVTP; encoded by the coding sequence GTGAGGCGACTGTTGGCCATTGGAGTTTTGCTGCTGCCGGCACTGGCCTTCTCACCCCAGGAAGCCCTCGGCTACCATAGCCCCGAACTCGCCGCCGCGCAGGAGCGGGTGGAGGCGGCCCAGGCCCGGCTCGAGGCCTTGCGGCTGGGGCTTTCTGGCAGCCTGAACGCAGGCCGCCAGCTCTGGAGCGCGGGCGAGTGGAGCTATGGGGTCACCCTTACCTACCAGGTGGCGGGCTTTCAGGGCGTGCAGGCCTTGAGGAACCTCGAGGCAGCTCGCACCCAGCTTCAGAGTGTCCGGCGCAGCGGCATCCAGCGGGCTCTATTAGCCCACGCTCGGCTATGGGAGGCCGAGGCCCTGGCGCGAGCCGCCGCCTTGCGCAGTGAAGCCGCGCGGCAACGCCTGGCCGAGATCGAGCGAAAAGCAGGTCTGGGTGCGGTGAGCAGCACCGACCAGGAGGAAGCCCGCCTCACCCAGTCCGAGGTGATGATCGCTGCTCGCCGGGCCCAAAGCAACCTGCAAGGCGCCCAGGCTGAGGTGTCGGCCTTGGGCTTCGGGGGAGATGCGGCTGCCGTAGTGCTTAGCTTCACCCTACCCGAAACCGCCCCACAGAGCACCCCCAGCTATCGCGACGCGGTGCTGGCCTTGCAACTGGCCGAGGCCCAGGCCACCGAGGCCAAGCGGGCGCTTTTCCCCCAGGTGAGCCTACGCGGGCAATTTCTGGGCCAGGATGCCACCGTAGGGCTTGGGCTCACCGCCCAGGGGCTTGGTTGGCCCAGTGCAAGCCTCCAGGTGACGGCGCCTACCGAGCTGCCTAGCCTTCCGCCCGGTACCCCCATCCCCGGCCTCGGCGAGTGGAGGTTCACCCTGAGCGCGGTGATCGCCCTTGAGCCATCCCGTATCGCCGACCTGAGAAGCCTCGAGGCCGAACGCACCGCTGCAGCGGTACGGCTCAGCGCCTTAGAAAACGACCTCGCCCGGCAATTGACGCAGGCTCGGCAGAACGCGCACCTCGCCCAGGAGTCGTTGGGCCTTGCCGGGGAGCGCCTCAAGCTGGCCCGGCGCAAGCGTGAACTGGCCGAAACGCGAGCCCAAAGTGGGGCGGCCAGCCCTTTGGAGGTGCTCGAGGCCCAAGCCCAGGAAGCCGAGGCTGAAGGGCGCTTAGCCGCTGCCTGGCGGGCGTATATCGAAGCGATAGGAGCGTATTTGGATCTGGCCGGAGCCGATTGGGAGGTCACTCCATGA